Genomic DNA from Cololabis saira isolate AMF1-May2022 chromosome 20, fColSai1.1, whole genome shotgun sequence:
cttaaaaaaGGTGTGAAATTCTATGGAAGTAAAGTTATTTTTTATCTAACTCTATTCAGGCCTTTACACTCCCTCCACCCAAATataaacataaagaaaaaaaaaagtgagactTTAACACGTTTCCTCCCTTAAgtaccaaataaaaaaaactgtatcatgtgtttaaaacaacaacaacaaaaaactactAATAATGCAGCAATTTGAGGGAGATTAATCATTTATTATGCACTTATTCAAAGGGAGCGACTAACAAAAATGTTGCTCTGAGAACTGGCCAGCAGGTGTCAGCGTGAAGCCAGGACACAGTCACACCTGGAGGTTGTTTCTTCTGATGTGACACTAAAGTACCAGCTCATGTTTACCATGACACTCCCTCCGCCGGCCTCATGTCGGCTAACTTCTACCCTGCTTAAGACTTGACAGCGATGACAGCCGTGTGTCAGCAGCCTGGTAGAGAACCGGGTTGTTACTCTCACTGCAGATCAGTTTCCACTCATTTGAGTCCAAAAACAATATTGTTGAGACCATATTCTCACTTATTTTTCCTCCAGACTTAAAGAGATGATTCATAATCATATCACGTGAGAATTAAACCAAAGCGTCTGCGTCAGTAATGATATTATCAGTAGCAGGAAGTGTCACCGAGCGTTTTAGAAGAGAGACAGACACATATCCTTTGTCTTATCTGATCTTTAAGATGACAACAACACTATCTGAACTTGAGAACATATATTTGGGTGTTTGAAACCACTATTGAATTTAAAGCTGTCACTTTGTCTGAGTCTGCTTAATTGTGAACATATGTGATATAATGAGACATTACAGACGCATATCAGAGAAGCATCAGTGTGCTGTTTTTAATCATTGTATTTtaacagcaatattaaaatgggGCGCAAAAGGAGTTAGGGCAGCTGTGAACATTATATAAAGCTTTGGaaaaaaagcatctgctaaatgccAGTAGTATCACTGGATGTGATGTAGTGTGTCAATCCAAAGTAATCCAactctagtttccagctgttttgggCGTCATTAAGACATTGTAGTTGTGCTTCAACAGTATTTACTCATCATGCATTACATCAGGGCTTTGCCTCTAAATAATCATCATCTGTGTGATGGAAAATTCAGCCTTGGCTAcgtgattaaaccaaaactgctgagagcagcaacaTTTATCATTAtacttcctttgtttcattatcattctgcatcgagacgcctcatgtatgtacagtatgttcgGACCCTTTAGCATGTAATTGTTCATTAAATCAACGGAAATCTGGATTATCTATATTAttaagtcttattcttggtaacttagacactcagtttcagtccagttattcacctagttggaaagaatgTATTAAAGAGCATTTCatgggtttttccacaacaatctgctgtcttcttcttctgatgacTATTTTTGCAGCAGCGTTAGCAGCAGTGGCAATAATTTGCCCAAAACTAAAGATGTTTCTGTCTGTCATCTTAAAAGTTGAGATCTTCTTCTTTGCTTTAAAGAGAAGAGActtgatgaaaagaaaaacccagTTCAATAACACCGGCCCCCTGCAGCGCTACCTTTGTAGTGTTCAATGGAAATCCACCTACAGAAACAAGGTTGTTATTTTACTGGCAGGTTGTACTCTGACTCTGACGTCCACAGTTGCACTGTTGTTAAAATAGAGTTTAAACCCCAGAGAGTCGGTTCGGTACGCCTCTGTAACACCTTTATTCCTCCTCACTGCGCTGTGTGAAATATGAGGAGGCGCCTGGCATAACACGGCCCAATGATGATCAGAACAGGTTCATAATGGTTACAAAGACAGCAGTTAATATTTGCTCTGACTGTATTCAGGCCCGTGTTGACACATAAtctgtgaaataaaataaaaactacacGTTGGGCGTACTGACTCCAAGGGGTAAGGACTGAAATCGTAGCATGCTTCATGCTTATCCCGGAGCGCCCCGCAGTTGGTGAAAGGGCAGCTGCTAAAGCCCCACCTATGCTCCGCTTCATATGTAAATAGGTACGTCTGTTTTTCAAATGTCGTGATCTGTCGCCGCCATCATACTTCCTTCTACGTTGCCTTGGTTGTTAAGACAACTCATCCACTAGTGGGCAGTGCTGAGTTCAGAGGTCACCGGTTGGTGGCAGAAATGCACCAGTACAATGTTGTTTCCAACCAttgatatattatatataaggctagatgactcaagttgataattgtatctttaatatttaaaattcaggtttcatctccaaattcagtccaatttaaatcagtaacatttactattcatgacttttctgaggtggaggggggtgttggagctggttattctgctagaggactttgggactagttagtagtcgtgtcaatccttaaaagctctggagtcaatcctccaatagtgtagaaatagcggtagtgcagtcgccacatatatctgatctcagctgatggatgaaaacatttatagtgagttcaacatcatcatccacttctcagttattgtgctgcagttgaaaacaagctcatatggaaactagctgaaccaggatggagctgatgttctacaatcacgcaggatcaggaaattactaggttttttttttggtctcggtctcgaactgaactagtcttggtcttggaaTTGATaatctctggtcttggtctcagTTTAAGTCTTCTTGGCTGTCTTGCCCACATTCATGACCTCATACAGAGGCTTTGCAGTGACTCTGTTTTAACTCAGATTTCTGTTTGGGAGTTGATGAAACGTTAGTGTTTAAAACCTAAACAGAAATGTCTCCTGCAACCTTTTCTTGGAGCTCGTGAACCATTTTGTGTAGTGAGTCAGATGTCACACACAGTTCAGTGGTTTAAACGGCAGGAGGTCCATGAGATGCAGCGTTACACATCAGCGACTCAGTGTCTTGTTGGTTTGTGTGAATTACATCTTGCAAATGATTCAAAGTAAGATAGTGGAGTTAAATTCTTTCACCACATTGTTGTGCAGTTGTTGTTATCTTGATGGTCGTACTGGTTATAAACTCAAAACagaaaatctaaaataatgTAGGACTGTCTTACAGgggggttaaaaaaaagaaaaaagggcaaAATCCAACCAAAAAGAGTGACTGGTAATTGGTACCAGTTGGTAAAGCGAAGTCTTCAGATCCATGCACATAACATTTCTCACTAGACGTTCCTCCGATCAAACGGTCAGAACCAGGAAACACTATTTTTAACACAATTTATAGTCAAATGAATCTGACacttagatttagatttatttatttatttgcacagttaaacattacacaCATAAAAGTACCAACTTTACTCatttaaagtgcaggaagaggtgaaaactcaaagagcttatcaggtgcctccacctatagttaacataaaatttaatatcatacttataaaaacaaaatatacaaatgagcaattagaaatctatagatgatagaaattaaaggaaaattacaaagaatttacacaaaagaaaaattatcGGATATATGAAAACCGATagagtacaatttaataattaagaaacaaacaaaaaataaacaactaaataacaaaccaaatgaacaaaaacaaaaaaatatttcaaagagATTACACAAGACGATAATATTTTTCATCACATCCATTAATTATGCCAGAGCAgttccatttacaaaacaaaaatgaagtggtgtttcagacatcctttaaaaccttgtacagagaagcgtttttttgctaaatgggaATATGTATTCCATAGTTTAACACCCCCGTACCGTAGTGCATATTTACCCCTGGTTGTAACACATTTTGGAGGATGCAGATCTAACGCTCGACAGGTTGCATAAGTATGGACCTGAGAGTTGGTAGTAAAATAGTCTTTGAGGTGAGCAGGAATGCTTTCCTCCTTTAAGaccttataaataaaaacacatgtctGATAAATATTTATGTTATAAATGTTGAGAATATAAAGTTTCTGAAACAAAGGAGTGGAGGGGCTGTATGAATCTGAATAAGTTGCTATTCTGACAAAACGTTTCTGACAAACCAAAATTTTATGTAATGTTGTGGGAAAAGTACTGGCCCAGACTATATTACAGTAAGAAAGGTAAATTAGACTATAATAAAGAGTGAGAAGACAGTTAGTTTTAACCAAATGTCACTTAGCTGCACAACATCTGAGAAGCAAGGTTCCTCTTGAGGTTTCTGACTTCCTTTTGCTGTACATTTACACTGAAGTACTTCTGTGTACTTTTTCACATGGTGCCAACACAACAGAGGCTTCATCAGACCTCCCAGTGGCACATTAGTCGAGTGGCCAGGTAAGACATGTTTTTACTTGCTTTTTACGAATGTGGTTGCAGGAGGATTGAGGAAGCGTGGGCCAAAGAGAACCCCTTTAAAAAGATGACAAAGGAATTTAAATTAGAAATTAAATCATGTCAGTTTCCTTTAATTTTATGAAAACTGATACTGCCGTTTCAACTGCTTAATCAACGGTTGTGAGCGGATTAACCTGATCTGTTTGAGGCAGGTGATCAATGAAAACAGTTGTGTTATCAGAATGATCTTGTCTTCACGGCTTCCTCCTCATCTCTGAGTTAGGTTTAAGTTGATCAGCTACCCCTTATATCATCCTTTATTATTACTAGCTATTACTATTACACTGGACAGGTTAGTTACACAGCAACCGCTTTCAGAAGTGACCACACAGAAATGTTTTTTAAGATGTTAACACATGCAAAGCAACCAAGCCTTTCAgtataaaacactttttttaaaaggtTGCAGTGGTGGACTTAACCCTCATTTTCTGTATATAACCTATGTCCTCCAGGTCAAAATGACCAGTCTTCACTAAACCCACATTATAAGCACCTTCATTGAATTTTAAACACCAAATTTCATCTTGCTTGAAGAAACAACTTGTCATTCaccacaaaatgtgtgaataccTGAGTTTTCCTTCTTCACTTGTATTTCTAAAGGTAAagaaaaaatgtgcaaaaaggagatttgaatgcatttttattcaACCCAATGAAAAATAACATAACCCATTCAACTAATTAGCACATGTAGGGCAGCATGCAAGTGCACAGCCTTTGCAGATATATTTATTACACTGGCAGCACACAGTATGTGTTTTACAGTCCTTTTGAGGCCAGAACTGACATCTCTTCCTTTTACTTGCCCGGGCTGGGGAAGTGTCTGTGGTAGCTGGATCCTCAGGTTGGTCAGGGGCTCCTGCACCTGAAGAGCTTTCACAACTGCTGCTGAGGCTTCTGTGGCGGGGACATGCTTCCTTCTTTCAATGAGTGGAGTTACAATTGCCTTTCCTACCTGCTCCAGGAACATCCTCCTCTTGTTCTGCTTTCGAGACATCCAGGTCGGGTTGATCTCTCTCCAAATCACAAAGGCATTGTAGGAGGAAACCTCAATGTAGGAGGAAACCTCAATGTAGGAGGAAACCTCAATGTAGGAGGAAACCTCAATGTAGGAGGAAACCTCAATGATGTTGTGGAAGATGACCAGGGGCCAGCAGGCAGTCATCCTTCTGCAGCTCTATGTTCCAATCACCTCATCTAGGTTGTCCACACCTCCTTTGCTGCAGTTGTAGTCTAGGATGATGACTGGCTTCCTGTCCTCATGATCGCTAACGTCACCGTCTGTGTGCAGTGTGCCCAGAAGAACTacattattgtttttctttgggAGGTAAGAGACTAGAGTGGTGGTGGCCGTGAAGGGAAATACTTCTCTCTCTTTTgacgctttttttttaatttgatttgatctttattcatcttgaacaaaacaaaaaaaaagcacaccatgcatcaacaacaataataaagcacaaccagttttgttcaagaagggacaggaagaagcaaatgcttatctagtccggccccttcttgcaatataaGAATATCTGAtagataaaagaataataatagcaataacaataataataataattataacaacactaatacatatatacactatatacccttcttcttgacatataaaagtatatcaatataaaagtaattaaaagacaagtgagtcaataataaaagtagctaaaacgaaaggcatcaagcacagtagagaagaaaaaaagtcaatgaaaaaaaaaaaaaaacaatcaccataataaaagtagctaaaaaagaaagaaaagcatcatgcacagaagaaaaacaagacaatgaaaaaaaaaaaaaatcatggtcATTATAACATCAATTGTTGGTAGTTCAGTATGAGAATCTGCTTATAGCAACGCTATCAGTGCAAGTGGGAGCTCAGGCTTGTTCGTTCGAACTGCACCAACCATGGTGATCTTcccagggccggcccaagcctccatggggcgcTAAGCAAAAATtagattttggggccctctattactgccaataacgtTACACTAAGACATGCAAACATACCTTTATCTTTCCGTTTTTTCTCATCTCCATCTTTTATCCTCTCTTTTGCCGTGCCGTGCGCAATGCACAGTTGAATAAACACATTACCAGTGGAGCTCTGGAGCCGAGAGGCAGCAGTCAATATGCCAGCAGTatctactctagtctgttagcataatattgtttatgtaataatattaattattgtgtttttgtacaataacatacctttgatagtgtatgaatcatcactcacacataaaaatgtattttatttttttaactcttggggcccccctagtggtcacgaggccctaagcagccgcttagttcgcttatgccttgggccggctctggaTCTTCCTCTTCAGGAGCTGCTGTCTGAGTTCATAAGAGGTGAAATTGTCACATGTCAGATTGTGACCCCTCAGTCCCTCCGTCACATCAGCACAACTTGAATCCCCTGGTTATTCTCTGGGCATCTTTCCATTTTCCAAGCATAGCTTGATTTGACATTGCAATGCACCTTGATCCCATATCTTGCTGGATTGCTGGGCATATACTGCCGGAAAGGCTAACGACCTTTGGATAGAAGACAATAGCATGGAACCAGTTGCTAATCCACTGTTACACAGTCACAGCCGCTCCACTCACTTATCCCAGACTTCTTTTATGGCTGCAAGTTTGTCCGTCACACGTCTTGCTGGCCTTGACTCACGGACGGTCATCAAATTGCAGCAGAAACACCTTTAGATATGTATGGTTAAATGATAAAGCCACTAAAATGATAAAGCTGAAAAAATGACATGACATGATCAAttcactggattatttttacAACCTGGTGTAGAAAAAGGCTTTACAAAAGAAAGTTAGAATTTTTTTCTACTAACCAAAGCAACTAAGGTCACGCCAACCTTCCCAATGTCAGTAATAGTGTTTTAAAGAAAAGATAGATCAGGATCTGAAGCCAAAATTTAACTTCCACCTCTAGGTCCAACCGTGGACAGAAGTCCCGCGGCCCGGCCGCTGCTGTAAGTCAGAACCAGTCTAGTCAGTGAGAGCGGTCCCACCAGAACCATCCCAGGAGTCTGCAAAGATGCACGCTAGATCTACTTTTTAGCTCATTCTGTTAATTACATGCAGCAGATTGAGCTGAGAATCCAGAATCCAGTCTATATTGAACATTTATGGAAACTGTGTACATCAACACCGTGTTTACCCACAGTGGGGACAGAAAAATATGTATCTTGTCTCAGTTATGATTTTATACAAATATCAGAAGaggttaattaaaaatcaaacaaacgcacattttattttgaacaccccgcccatttaaaaagaaagaaagagcaagATGAAAAAAAGGTAAAGGTTTGAGAATTTAACTGGTCATTACTCTTAACAAGCTGACGTTTTTCTGCTAAATTTCAAGGATTTTATTCCTTGAAATTTTATGTCTAATTAATGCACGTTCATGTCTGCACCTCTGTTACAGATCTCAGCAGTAAGCTTTTCCTCACATCATGATGGACCGTCACTCCAACCAGACCACAAATGGCACAACCAGAATGAGTTCTTTGGATCTTTTTACCATTTCACTCCACGGGATGGTCTCTACCATCGGCATCATTGAAAACCTCCTCATCCTGGGAGTGGTGGCCTTCCATGTCCGCCGCTCCGTCATCAGCATCTGGATCCTGAACCTGGCGGCGTCAGACCTGCTCGCCACGGCCTCCCTGCCTTTCTTCACCGTCTACCTGGCCAGGGGAAGCACCTGGACCATGGGAAGAAGCTTCTGCTGCATCCACTCCTCCATCTTCTTCCTCAACATGTTTGTGAGCGGCTTCCTGCTGGCAGCTATTTCCATGGACCGGTGCCTGATGGTGCTGAAACCTGTCTGGAGCCAGAACTACAGAAATATCAAATTAGTCAGCAAGATCTGCGCGGTGATTTGGGCCATGGCTGTGATCTGCACGATTCCCTTCTACATGTTCCGCGACATCATTCCCACCCCCAGCGGCAAAATCCTCTGCTACTACAACTACAAACTATTCCCCCCTCACAAGCAGTGTGACATGAAGGCTTTGGAAAACCAGCGCAAGCAAGGCCTGGCTTTCATGAAGTTCTTCATGGCCTTCCTGATCCCTCTGTTCATCATCGTCTCCAGCTATGTCGCTGTGAGCACCAGCCTGGCCCGCAGAGGCTGCCAGCGGCCTTTCCGGTTCGTCCGGCTTGTCTTTGCTGTCGTTGTGAGCTTCATTGTCTGCTGGGCACCGTACCACATCTTCATCCTCATGGAGATATTGACCACCGTCGAAAATCCAGTTAATCAGTTTGCAAAGAGGGCCCTTCCGGTTGCTACGACCATTGGTTTCCTCAACAGCGTCCTGAACCCCGTCCTGTACGTGTTCAGCTGCCCGGACCTGTGCCGTAAGATCAGGCATTCCCTCGGGGCGGTGATGGAAAGCGTGCTGGCGGAGGATCTGGTGGAGCTGACCCGGCGCCGCAGCACTGTTCATAGCGCCATCAGCAACTCTGAGACTGgtctgaggaaaaaaagttcagtGGCGATGTTAGCTCTGAAAGGAGAGGAGCAAGTGCACACCGAAAGTTTCAGTAACtagtgttaggattttatgaaattgttaaaggtatgagggtttttttctataagattgtacACTGATGGTTGCTCTCAGTGCAGAACCACTTCCTGTTTTTATGACCAGACTGATTAGCTCAGTTAggtgaggacggtgaagaggaacggGTGTT
This window encodes:
- the LOC133420550 gene encoding prostaglandin D2 receptor 2-like → MMDRHSNQTTNGTTRMSSLDLFTISLHGMVSTIGIIENLLILGVVAFHVRRSVISIWILNLAASDLLATASLPFFTVYLARGSTWTMGRSFCCIHSSIFFLNMFVSGFLLAAISMDRCLMVLKPVWSQNYRNIKLVSKICAVIWAMAVICTIPFYMFRDIIPTPSGKILCYYNYKLFPPHKQCDMKALENQRKQGLAFMKFFMAFLIPLFIIVSSYVAVSTSLARRGCQRPFRFVRLVFAVVVSFIVCWAPYHIFILMEILTTVENPVNQFAKRALPVATTIGFLNSVLNPVLYVFSCPDLCRKIRHSLGAVMESVLAEDLVELTRRRSTVHSAISNSETGLRKKSSVAMLALKGEEQVHTESFSN